A genome region from Arthrobacter sp. V1I9 includes the following:
- a CDS encoding thymidylate synthase, protein MSIPTPYEDLLRDVLASGTHKSDRTGTGTTSVFGRQMRFDLAKSFPLITTKRVHFKSVAVELLWFLRGETNVKWMQDQGVTIWNEWADADGDLGPVYGVQWRSWPTPDGGHIDQIAELVENLKSNPDSRRHIVSAWNVSELHDMALPPCHAFFQFYVADGKLSCQLYQRSADMFLGVPFNIASYALLTCMVAQQVGLEPGEFVWTGGDVHIYENHMDQVLKQLEREPYEYPQLKITRKPASIFDYTLEDFEVVGYQHHPTIKAPIAV, encoded by the coding sequence GTGAGCATTCCAACTCCTTATGAAGACCTCCTGCGCGATGTCCTGGCCTCCGGCACGCACAAGTCGGACCGCACCGGGACCGGAACCACCAGCGTTTTCGGGCGTCAAATGCGCTTTGACCTGGCCAAGAGTTTCCCGCTGATCACCACCAAGCGGGTCCATTTCAAGTCCGTAGCAGTTGAGCTCCTGTGGTTCCTGCGCGGCGAAACGAACGTGAAATGGATGCAGGACCAGGGCGTCACCATCTGGAACGAGTGGGCTGACGCCGATGGTGACCTGGGGCCCGTCTACGGCGTCCAATGGCGCAGCTGGCCCACCCCGGACGGAGGCCACATCGACCAGATCGCCGAGCTGGTTGAGAACCTGAAGTCCAACCCGGACTCCCGCCGGCACATCGTCTCCGCCTGGAACGTCTCGGAACTGCACGACATGGCCCTGCCGCCGTGCCACGCGTTCTTCCAGTTCTACGTGGCGGACGGCAAACTCTCCTGCCAGCTGTACCAGCGCTCCGCGGACATGTTCCTGGGTGTGCCGTTCAACATCGCCTCCTACGCACTGCTCACCTGCATGGTGGCCCAGCAGGTGGGACTTGAGCCCGGCGAGTTTGTCTGGACCGGCGGTGACGTCCACATCTACGAAAACCACATGGACCAGGTCCTCAAACAGCTGGAACGCGAACCGTACGAGTACCCGCAGCTGAAGATCACCCGCAAGCCGGCTTCGATCTTCGACTACACGCTGGAGGACTTCGAAGTGGTCGGCTACCAGCACCACCCCACGATCAAGGCTCCGATCGCCGTATGA
- a CDS encoding NUDIX hydrolase, with protein sequence MSSDALVADQTDHPGEPVAVTAAGALPWRVNKDALEVLLIHRPRYDDWSWPKGKIDDGETIPECAVREVREEIGLTAALGRPLPPIHYHVASGLKVVHYWAVKVNGAGLVPDGKEVDSVMWCAPDKAARLLSNPSDVEPLEYLRDAHERGELDTWPLLVVRHAKAKPRSSWSKAEGERPLAATGTRQAQAVGRLLQAWKPPRVVTSPWLRCVATVAPYAKATGAKVKLVEALTEHRHERSPKKTAAVIEALLERQRPVAVCTHRPALPTVFGQLAKHMPAHLGALLPAEEPFLSPGELVVCHVAPGGKNRIVAVEQFKPFDD encoded by the coding sequence TTGTCGAGCGACGCACTCGTAGCAGACCAGACAGACCACCCAGGCGAACCGGTAGCCGTCACGGCTGCAGGGGCGCTGCCGTGGCGCGTCAACAAGGACGCACTTGAAGTACTGCTGATCCATCGGCCCCGTTATGACGACTGGTCCTGGCCAAAAGGCAAGATTGACGACGGCGAGACCATCCCTGAATGCGCCGTCCGCGAGGTGCGGGAGGAGATTGGGCTCACCGCCGCACTGGGCAGGCCGCTGCCCCCCATCCACTATCACGTGGCAAGCGGCTTGAAAGTCGTTCATTACTGGGCCGTCAAGGTCAACGGCGCCGGGCTGGTTCCGGACGGCAAGGAGGTGGACAGCGTGATGTGGTGTGCCCCGGATAAGGCGGCCCGGCTGCTGTCCAACCCCTCCGACGTGGAACCCCTTGAATACCTGCGGGACGCCCACGAGCGTGGGGAACTGGACACCTGGCCCCTGCTGGTGGTCCGGCACGCAAAAGCCAAGCCCCGTTCGTCCTGGAGCAAGGCTGAAGGCGAGCGGCCGCTCGCTGCCACCGGAACGCGCCAGGCACAGGCTGTGGGCCGGCTGCTCCAGGCATGGAAGCCGCCCCGGGTTGTCACCAGCCCGTGGCTCCGGTGTGTTGCCACGGTCGCGCCCTATGCAAAGGCGACCGGTGCAAAGGTCAAACTGGTGGAGGCCCTTACCGAACACCGGCACGAGCGGAGCCCCAAGAAAACAGCGGCCGTCATCGAGGCCCTTCTCGAGAGGCAGCGGCCGGTGGCCGTCTGCACCCACCGGCCGGCGCTGCCCACCGTATTCGGGCAGCTGGCCAAACACATGCCCGCGCATCTGGGCGCCCTCCTGCCCGCCGAGGAACCGTTTCTGTCCCCCGGCGAACTGGTGGTGTGCCATGTGGCTCCCGGCGGGAAAAACAGGATTGTGGCCGTGGAGCAGTTCAAGCCGTTCGACGACTGA
- the mshD gene encoding mycothiol synthase — MTPAHPEKWPVQVVQGGVDRQLLNDCGNLLAAAEESDGNPSISEQTLISMRAGDSAEHQVLTLALYAPDEDSDPSSGQDLAGFAAVVEEADGSGVVEIAVHPSYRNQGVADRLVGALQDKRGLQGLKAWSHGNHEAAADLAARYGYVPVRELWKMRMTTAADLPDVVLPDGVHIRAFVPGQDEDGWLAANRAAFSHHPEQGSLTRADLDARMAEEWFDPAGFLLAVNGNGRLLGYHWTKVHPSHGSHPAIGEIYVVGVTPEAQGSGLGKALTVAGIKYLQGLGLHAVMLYVDADNAPAVALYRRLGFTRWDMDVMYGPAAG, encoded by the coding sequence ATGACTCCAGCGCACCCTGAGAAGTGGCCCGTCCAAGTTGTTCAAGGCGGTGTTGACCGGCAGCTCCTGAATGACTGCGGCAATCTGCTGGCTGCAGCGGAAGAGTCTGACGGCAACCCCTCCATATCGGAGCAGACCCTCATCAGCATGCGCGCCGGCGATTCCGCGGAACACCAGGTGCTCACCCTTGCCCTGTATGCCCCGGACGAGGACTCTGATCCCTCCTCCGGCCAGGACCTTGCAGGGTTCGCGGCGGTGGTCGAAGAAGCGGACGGCAGCGGCGTGGTCGAAATCGCCGTGCATCCCAGCTACCGCAACCAGGGTGTCGCCGACCGCCTCGTGGGCGCCCTCCAGGACAAGCGGGGGCTCCAGGGACTGAAAGCATGGTCGCACGGCAACCATGAGGCAGCCGCGGATCTTGCCGCCCGCTACGGCTATGTTCCCGTGCGCGAGCTGTGGAAAATGCGGATGACGACGGCGGCGGACCTTCCCGACGTCGTCCTTCCGGACGGAGTTCACATCCGGGCGTTTGTGCCCGGCCAGGATGAGGACGGCTGGCTGGCTGCCAACCGTGCAGCGTTTTCCCACCACCCCGAGCAGGGCAGCCTCACCCGCGCGGACCTCGACGCCCGTATGGCTGAGGAATGGTTTGACCCCGCAGGCTTCCTCCTTGCTGTCAACGGGAACGGCCGGCTGCTCGGCTACCACTGGACCAAGGTGCACCCCAGTCACGGCTCCCACCCCGCGATCGGTGAAATCTATGTGGTGGGCGTGACCCCGGAAGCCCAGGGGTCGGGCCTGGGCAAAGCCCTCACGGTGGCAGGCATTAAGTACCTGCAGGGCCTGGGGCTGCACGCAGTCATGCTGTACGTCGACGCCGACAACGCACCCGCGGTCGCCCTGTACCGGCGGCTGGGCTTCACGCGCTGGGACATGGATGTGATGTACGGCCCGGCGGCGGGTTAG
- a CDS encoding response regulator transcription factor: MSHILLLTNSTGSSVDILPALELLNHRVHILPAEPTALLETDPCDIVLLDARKDLVGARSLTQLLKATGLSAPLVLILTEGGMAAVSSAWAVDDIVLESAGPAEVEARIRLSVARAVPEQEDTPSEIRAAGVVIDEASYTARVNGAPLNLTFKEFELLKYLAQHPGRVFTRQQLLTEVWGYDYYGGTRTVDVHVRRLRAKLGADHENLISTVRNVGYRLTLVRQQEDELTEA, translated from the coding sequence ATGTCGCACATCCTGTTATTGACGAACAGCACCGGTTCTTCGGTGGACATCCTGCCTGCCTTGGAATTGCTGAACCACCGGGTCCACATCCTCCCTGCCGAGCCCACCGCCCTGCTGGAGACGGACCCCTGCGACATCGTGCTGCTGGACGCCCGCAAGGACTTGGTGGGGGCCCGTTCCCTCACCCAGCTCCTCAAGGCCACCGGCCTGAGCGCCCCGCTGGTGCTGATCCTCACCGAAGGCGGCATGGCCGCTGTCTCCTCCGCCTGGGCCGTGGACGACATCGTGCTCGAATCTGCCGGCCCCGCCGAGGTGGAGGCCCGTATCCGGCTGTCCGTCGCCCGGGCCGTCCCCGAGCAGGAGGACACGCCGTCCGAAATCCGCGCCGCAGGCGTCGTCATCGATGAGGCGAGCTACACCGCCCGTGTGAACGGGGCACCCCTGAACCTGACGTTCAAGGAATTCGAGCTCCTGAAGTACCTGGCACAGCACCCCGGCCGTGTGTTCACCCGCCAGCAGTTGCTCACCGAAGTGTGGGGCTACGACTACTACGGGGGCACCCGTACCGTGGACGTCCACGTCCGGCGGCTGCGCGCCAAACTCGGCGCCGACCACGAAAACCTCATCAGCACTGTCCGCAACGTTGGCTACCGGCTCACCCTGGTGCGGCAGCAGGAAGACGAGCTGACGGAAGCCTGA
- a CDS encoding permease: protein MTADLQAPVRSLGSWTIGVVGIAGLAAIIAGVYTSREALVAVAVASAAAVGIGWPHFLRIPAKKTLAAVIALAGAGSALAAAYAPAPGYLDWTPPFIALGIMAVFVVQLIRGTGQAQRLESTLGCSVGVLLACLGAGWIAGARFNGVREMLLVAAISAAVALMACLIRWPDSIIAPLGIILAGLAGPLAGLVLSDIAVLPAAIFGVMVGAVLVSFRRLVTLRGAPLNVPAALSMGLAPVSAVGSLAYFIDKLLIY, encoded by the coding sequence ATGACTGCGGACCTGCAGGCGCCGGTCCGCTCCCTGGGCTCGTGGACCATCGGCGTGGTGGGCATCGCCGGACTGGCTGCGATCATCGCCGGGGTATACACCTCCCGCGAGGCCCTCGTCGCTGTTGCCGTGGCCAGCGCGGCCGCGGTGGGCATCGGCTGGCCCCATTTCCTCCGGATTCCCGCCAAAAAGACACTCGCGGCGGTGATTGCCCTCGCCGGAGCCGGCTCGGCGCTCGCCGCCGCGTACGCGCCCGCTCCGGGCTACCTGGACTGGACACCGCCCTTCATCGCCCTGGGAATCATGGCTGTCTTTGTGGTGCAGCTGATCCGCGGAACGGGGCAGGCCCAGCGGCTGGAGTCGACGCTTGGCTGCTCGGTGGGAGTGCTGCTGGCCTGCCTCGGGGCGGGCTGGATCGCCGGCGCCCGGTTCAACGGGGTAAGGGAGATGCTGCTGGTGGCAGCCATCAGCGCGGCAGTCGCCCTGATGGCCTGCCTGATCCGGTGGCCGGACAGCATCATCGCGCCCCTGGGCATCATCCTCGCCGGACTTGCCGGTCCGCTCGCAGGGCTGGTCCTCTCCGACATCGCCGTCCTGCCGGCGGCCATCTTTGGTGTTATGGTGGGCGCGGTCCTGGTCAGTTTCCGCCGGCTCGTAACGCTCCGCGGTGCACCGCTTAATGTTCCTGCTGCCCTTAGCATGGGGCTGGCGCCCGTCTCCGCGGTGGGTTCCCTGGCTTACTTCATAGACAAACTACTCATCTACTGA
- a CDS encoding FABP family protein, with protein MPIEIPTDLTPELVPLSWLIGEWEGRGRLGSGDEDSEHFLQHVSFTHNGLAYLQYRAESWLTDDDGTRLRPLTVETGFWALERKQLDADGGPGLIPADIVPALKSADEVEALRNSEGGFDISVSISHPGGISELYYGQIKGPQIQLTTDMVMRGSHSKDYSAATRIFGLVDGNLLWRWDVAVGGKEGKGLEAHASAFLKKVS; from the coding sequence GTGCCGATTGAGATTCCCACAGACCTGACCCCAGAACTTGTCCCGCTTTCCTGGCTCATTGGTGAGTGGGAGGGCCGCGGCCGTTTGGGCTCCGGGGACGAGGACTCGGAACACTTCCTGCAGCACGTGTCCTTCACCCACAACGGGCTGGCTTACCTCCAGTACCGTGCGGAGAGCTGGTTGACGGACGACGACGGCACGCGCCTGCGGCCCCTGACCGTCGAGACCGGCTTTTGGGCACTGGAGCGCAAGCAGCTCGATGCCGACGGCGGCCCCGGCCTGATCCCGGCGGACATCGTTCCTGCGCTGAAGAGTGCCGATGAGGTGGAAGCCCTCCGCAACAGCGAGGGCGGCTTCGACATCTCCGTGTCCATCTCGCATCCGGGCGGGATCTCCGAGCTGTACTACGGGCAGATCAAGGGGCCCCAGATCCAGCTGACCACGGATATGGTGATGCGTGGGAGCCACTCCAAGGACTACAGCGCCGCCACGCGCATCTTCGGCCTGGTGGATGGGAACCTGCTGTGGCGATGGGACGTCGCCGTAGGCGGCAAGGAGGGCAAGGGACTGGAAGCCCACGCCTCCGCCTTCCTCAAAAAAGTCTCTTGA
- a CDS encoding flavodoxin family protein, translating into MEDPQSVPASGNRRDYSDLKAVFFNGTLKRSPQTSNTDGLINISRLIMEKQGVSTRVIRTVDHDIASGVYPDMTEYGWPTDAWPELYPAVEDADVLVVAGPIWLGDNSSQTKKLIERLYAHSGELNSKGQWVFYPKVGGCLITGNEDGIKHCSMNVLYSLQHIGFSIPPQADAGWIGPVGPGPSYLDEGSGGPESDFTNRNTTFMTWNLLHLARILKDAGGYPAHGNLPQEWAAGTRFDFENPEYR; encoded by the coding sequence ATGGAAGATCCGCAGAGCGTACCTGCCTCCGGGAACCGCCGGGACTACAGCGATCTGAAAGCTGTTTTCTTCAACGGAACCCTGAAAAGATCGCCCCAGACGTCCAACACGGACGGGCTGATCAACATCAGCCGGCTCATCATGGAAAAGCAGGGTGTCAGCACCAGGGTGATCCGCACCGTGGACCACGATATCGCCAGCGGCGTCTACCCGGACATGACCGAGTACGGCTGGCCCACTGACGCATGGCCTGAGCTCTACCCGGCAGTGGAGGACGCGGACGTCCTGGTGGTGGCCGGGCCCATCTGGCTGGGAGACAACTCCTCGCAGACCAAGAAGCTGATAGAGCGGCTGTATGCCCACTCCGGCGAACTCAACAGCAAAGGCCAGTGGGTCTTCTACCCCAAAGTGGGCGGCTGCCTGATCACCGGCAACGAGGACGGCATCAAACACTGCTCCATGAACGTCCTTTACAGCCTCCAGCACATCGGCTTCAGCATCCCGCCCCAGGCGGACGCAGGCTGGATCGGTCCGGTGGGCCCGGGCCCCAGCTATCTGGACGAGGGCTCCGGCGGGCCCGAAAGCGACTTCACCAACCGAAACACCACCTTCATGACCTGGAACCTCCTGCACCTTGCCCGGATCCTCAAGGACGCCGGCGGTTACCCGGCCCACGGCAACCTTCCGCAGGAGTGGGCGGCAGGAACGCGTTTCGATTTCGAAAACCCGGAGTACCGCTAG
- a CDS encoding folate-binding protein YgfZ — MTTPSPLLSRPGAVEATGADAGVASHYGEPLREQRALASGAAVVDLSHRGVVTVTGPDRLTWLNTLSSQQVTNLQPGESSELLLLSVQGRIDFDARVIDDGVTTWLLVEAAEAAPLAEFLNRMKFMLRVEIADVSADWAAVGSTRAVPEWSALLVWQDPWPNVAPGGYSYATVPPASHPGLERPWFEYLIPAAELEQTVEGRQLAGVLAAEALRLAAWRPRIGAETDDKTIPHELDLLRTAVHLAKGCYKGQETIARVHNLGHPPRRLVFLQLDGSQHTLPQAGSPVLVGERKVGTVTSVAQHYEMGPVALAVIKRSVGADEILTVLDGEEPYPAAQELIVAPDAGQVVGRQTGFLRGPR, encoded by the coding sequence ATGACTACTCCCAGCCCTCTGTTGTCGCGCCCTGGAGCCGTTGAGGCAACCGGTGCGGACGCCGGCGTCGCCTCCCACTACGGTGAGCCGCTGCGCGAGCAGCGCGCACTCGCTTCCGGTGCCGCCGTCGTCGACCTCTCCCACCGCGGCGTTGTCACGGTCACCGGGCCGGACCGGCTGACCTGGCTCAACACGCTGTCCTCGCAGCAGGTCACCAACCTTCAGCCGGGGGAGTCCAGCGAACTGCTCCTCTTGAGTGTCCAGGGGAGGATCGATTTCGACGCCAGGGTGATTGACGACGGCGTGACCACCTGGCTGCTCGTGGAGGCCGCCGAAGCAGCACCCCTGGCTGAGTTCCTGAACAGGATGAAGTTCATGCTGCGGGTGGAAATTGCTGACGTTTCCGCCGATTGGGCGGCAGTGGGCAGCACCCGGGCAGTTCCCGAATGGTCCGCACTGCTGGTGTGGCAGGATCCGTGGCCCAACGTGGCCCCGGGTGGCTACTCCTACGCCACCGTCCCCCCGGCAAGCCATCCCGGGCTGGAGCGCCCCTGGTTTGAGTACCTGATCCCGGCCGCGGAACTGGAACAGACCGTTGAGGGGCGACAGCTGGCCGGCGTCCTCGCAGCCGAAGCGCTGCGGCTCGCCGCCTGGCGGCCCCGCATCGGTGCTGAGACGGACGACAAAACCATCCCGCACGAGCTGGACCTGCTCCGCACCGCAGTCCACCTGGCCAAGGGCTGCTACAAAGGCCAGGAAACCATCGCGCGTGTGCACAACCTCGGGCACCCGCCGCGCCGGCTCGTGTTCCTCCAGCTGGATGGATCCCAGCACACGCTGCCGCAGGCCGGAAGCCCTGTGCTGGTGGGAGAGCGGAAGGTCGGGACGGTCACCTCAGTGGCGCAGCACTACGAGATGGGGCCGGTTGCCCTGGCAGTCATAAAGCGTTCCGTGGGCGCGGATGAAATACTGACGGTGTTGGACGGCGAGGAGCCTTATCCTGCCGCCCAGGAACTCATCGTTGCCCCCGACGCCGGCCAGGTAGTGGGGCGCCAGACCGGATTCCTTAGGGGGCCCCGATAA
- a CDS encoding ankyrin repeat domain-containing protein, whose protein sequence is MTDTAGHGSGQSNAAPAAPGGHDDDALALAHTLFQAAREGDTALLRAYLDAGAPATLTNSAGDSLLMLAAYHGHAETVQLILGHGAVADTANDRGQTPLAGAAFKGYTEVARVLLDAGADPDAGSPSARAAAQMFARQEILDLLG, encoded by the coding sequence ATGACAGATACGGCAGGACATGGTTCAGGGCAGTCGAACGCAGCTCCTGCGGCCCCGGGAGGGCACGACGACGATGCGCTGGCTTTGGCACACACTCTGTTCCAGGCGGCCAGGGAAGGGGACACAGCGCTGCTGCGTGCCTATCTCGACGCCGGCGCTCCCGCCACCCTGACCAACTCCGCCGGTGATTCCCTCCTGATGCTGGCCGCCTATCACGGCCACGCGGAGACCGTTCAGCTCATCCTGGGACACGGCGCTGTAGCGGACACCGCCAACGACCGCGGCCAGACTCCGCTCGCCGGAGCGGCTTTCAAGGGCTACACGGAGGTTGCCCGGGTCCTGCTCGACGCCGGAGCCGATCCTGACGCCGGTTCACCATCTGCCCGCGCGGCGGCCCAGATGTTCGCGCGCCAGGAGATCCTGGATCTCCTGGGCTAG
- a CDS encoding DHA2 family efflux MFS transporter permease subunit, translating into MENVARPWPALWSLVIGFFMILIDTTIVSVANPRIMEGLGADINAVIWVTSAYLLAYAVPLLITGRLGDRFGPKKLYLAGLVVFTLASLWCGLSGDVQTLIAARVIQGFGAAIMTPQTMAVITRIFPPDRRGAAMAIWGATAGVATLVGPILGGVLVDGFGWEWIFFINVPIGIVGFVLAWRNVPTLTTHQHRFDIPGVVLSAVGLFLLVFGIQEGETYNWGTIVGPVSVWGLIIAGFAVLTGFVVWQRFNKGEPLLPLGLFRDRNFSLANIGITMVGFTVTSFGLPLIFYYQMVRGLTPTQSALLMVPMALISGGLAPVVGKIVDRVNPKYLAAGGLTLMAVALVWNSVLMQPDTPILMFLLPSAVLGFANAGIWAPLSTTATRNLPPRQAGAGSGVYNTTRQFGAVLGSAAIAVLIQSRLAAELPTGGPGGAAGEGMALSGSLPGALHSGFSTAMGQSILLPAGVVLVGAAVALFFAKPQPVQGWGGSGAVPSAKVDAGLDSPG; encoded by the coding sequence GTGGAAAACGTAGCAAGGCCGTGGCCGGCCCTTTGGTCCCTGGTGATCGGGTTCTTTATGATCCTGATCGACACCACCATCGTCTCCGTAGCGAATCCCCGGATCATGGAGGGGCTTGGCGCGGATATCAACGCGGTCATCTGGGTCACCAGCGCCTACCTCCTCGCCTACGCCGTCCCGCTGCTGATCACGGGCAGGCTGGGCGACCGTTTCGGGCCGAAAAAGCTGTATCTCGCCGGGCTGGTGGTTTTCACCCTGGCTTCGCTGTGGTGCGGCCTGTCCGGTGACGTCCAAACCCTGATTGCCGCGCGGGTTATCCAGGGCTTCGGCGCAGCCATCATGACACCCCAGACCATGGCCGTCATCACCCGGATCTTCCCGCCGGACCGGCGCGGTGCCGCCATGGCCATCTGGGGAGCCACCGCCGGCGTCGCCACGCTGGTAGGCCCCATCCTCGGCGGTGTGCTGGTGGACGGGTTTGGCTGGGAGTGGATCTTCTTCATCAACGTTCCCATCGGCATCGTCGGGTTCGTCCTCGCCTGGCGGAACGTTCCCACCCTCACCACCCACCAGCACCGGTTCGACATCCCGGGCGTGGTGCTCAGCGCCGTCGGACTCTTCCTCCTGGTGTTCGGCATCCAGGAAGGCGAAACCTACAACTGGGGCACCATCGTTGGACCGGTCAGTGTGTGGGGACTGATCATCGCCGGCTTTGCCGTGCTGACCGGGTTTGTGGTGTGGCAGCGCTTCAACAAGGGTGAGCCGCTCCTGCCGCTGGGGCTGTTCCGGGACCGGAACTTTTCCCTCGCCAACATCGGTATCACCATGGTGGGCTTCACCGTGACCTCCTTCGGCCTGCCGCTGATCTTCTACTACCAGATGGTCCGGGGCCTGACCCCAACGCAGTCCGCCCTCCTGATGGTGCCTATGGCGCTGATCTCGGGCGGCCTGGCACCGGTGGTGGGGAAGATCGTGGACCGGGTAAACCCGAAGTACCTCGCCGCAGGCGGGCTGACTCTGATGGCAGTGGCGCTGGTGTGGAACTCGGTCCTGATGCAGCCGGACACCCCCATCCTGATGTTCCTGCTGCCGAGCGCCGTCCTGGGCTTTGCCAACGCGGGCATCTGGGCGCCCTTGAGCACCACGGCCACGCGGAACCTTCCGCCGCGGCAGGCCGGCGCAGGCTCGGGTGTCTACAACACCACCCGGCAGTTCGGTGCAGTGCTGGGCAGCGCCGCAATCGCCGTGCTGATCCAGTCCCGGCTCGCAGCCGAACTTCCCACGGGCGGACCCGGCGGGGCTGCCGGCGAGGGAATGGCTTTGTCCGGCAGTTTGCCGGGGGCCCTCCACAGCGGCTTCTCGACGGCGATGGGGCAGTCCATCCTGCTGCCCGCCGGGGTAGTACTGGTCGGGGCCGCCGTGGCACTTTTCTTTGCGAAGCCCCAGCCGGTTCAGGGCTGGGGCGGCAGCGGGGCCGTCCCTTCAGCCAAGGTGGACGCTGGTCTGGATTCCCCCGGCTGA
- a CDS encoding GNAT family N-acetyltransferase gives MTLDPGSAAIIQLAWARRLGLDDDAFGTALASGERIVRADESARTVEFVRLFGSSALVGPQWVIDAAAGIPDEEMAQHVTLLTLTRSHGGHGLGAAALFFADDLPLKQPSEEMTISHGNPEAIELEGRCPPDDVNEVGLSDLENRYTIVHEVDGRRVPLACGAYSEWVGLLAHLGVLVDPEWRRRGLGSLAASIAAHEALSAGLTLQWRTDVSNTGSLALARKLGLSAGGIQTSVHLG, from the coding sequence ATGACACTTGACCCCGGTTCTGCCGCCATCATCCAGCTTGCCTGGGCCCGGCGCCTGGGACTCGACGACGACGCCTTCGGAACTGCCCTGGCCTCCGGCGAACGGATCGTCCGGGCGGACGAATCGGCGCGGACCGTGGAGTTCGTGCGGCTCTTTGGAAGTTCGGCACTCGTGGGTCCGCAGTGGGTCATTGACGCCGCTGCGGGCATTCCGGATGAGGAGATGGCCCAGCACGTCACGCTCCTGACGCTGACCCGGTCCCACGGCGGCCATGGCCTGGGTGCTGCCGCGTTGTTCTTCGCCGACGATCTGCCCCTGAAGCAGCCATCGGAAGAGATGACCATTTCGCACGGCAACCCGGAGGCCATCGAATTGGAGGGCCGCTGCCCGCCGGATGACGTCAATGAGGTTGGCCTCTCTGACCTCGAAAACCGCTACACCATCGTGCATGAGGTTGACGGCCGCCGCGTACCCCTGGCCTGCGGGGCCTACTCAGAGTGGGTGGGCCTGCTGGCGCACCTGGGTGTCCTGGTGGATCCGGAGTGGCGGCGCCGGGGCCTGGGTTCACTCGCTGCGTCCATCGCGGCCCACGAGGCGCTGTCCGCAGGGCTCACACTGCAGTGGCGGACAGATGTCAGCAACACCGGATCCCTGGCACTGGCCCGGAAGCTCGGCCTGTCAGCCGGGGGAATCCAGACCAGCGTCCACCTTGGCTGA
- a CDS encoding ATP-dependent 6-phosphofructokinase — translation MKIGILTSGGDCPGLNAVIRGAVLKGIAIHGHEFVGFLDGWRGVVEGDIIDIPRTMVRGIAKQGGTILGTSRTNPFENGGGPEVIKAHMDRLGIDAIIAIGGEGTLAAAKRLTDAGLKIVGVPKTVDNDLDATDYTFGFDTAVQIATEAIDRLRTTGESHHRCMIAEVMGRHVGWIALHAGMAAGAHAILIPEQRVSIEQITEWVKEAHARGRAPLVVVAEGFVPEHMETPHSERGLDTFGRPRLGGIADQLAPELEARTGIETRATILGHIQRGGVPSAFDRVLATRLGMAAIDSVVEGYWGTMVALKGTDIEHVGFKEALGQLKTVPQNRYDEAAVLFG, via the coding sequence ATGAAAATTGGAATTCTCACCAGCGGTGGCGACTGCCCCGGATTGAACGCCGTGATCCGCGGAGCCGTCCTCAAAGGCATTGCCATCCACGGTCACGAATTCGTGGGTTTCCTTGACGGCTGGCGCGGCGTGGTCGAGGGCGACATCATCGACATCCCCCGCACCATGGTCCGCGGTATCGCCAAGCAGGGCGGCACCATTCTGGGCACCTCCCGCACCAACCCCTTCGAAAACGGCGGCGGCCCCGAGGTCATCAAAGCCCACATGGACCGGCTGGGCATTGACGCAATCATCGCGATCGGCGGTGAGGGAACCCTGGCCGCGGCCAAGCGCCTCACGGACGCCGGCCTGAAGATCGTGGGTGTTCCCAAGACCGTGGACAACGACCTCGACGCCACCGACTACACCTTCGGTTTTGACACCGCTGTGCAGATCGCCACCGAAGCCATCGACCGGCTCCGGACCACCGGTGAGTCCCACCACCGCTGCATGATCGCAGAAGTGATGGGCCGGCACGTCGGCTGGATCGCCCTGCACGCGGGCATGGCCGCTGGCGCCCACGCCATCCTCATTCCTGAGCAGAGGGTCAGCATCGAGCAGATCACCGAATGGGTGAAGGAAGCCCACGCCCGTGGCCGCGCGCCGCTGGTAGTGGTGGCCGAAGGGTTCGTCCCGGAGCACATGGAAACCCCGCACTCCGAACGCGGCCTTGATACGTTCGGCCGGCCCCGCCTGGGTGGCATCGCAGACCAGCTCGCCCCGGAACTCGAAGCCCGCACCGGCATCGAAACCCGTGCCACCATCCTCGGCCACATCCAGCGCGGCGGTGTACCGTCGGCCTTCGACCGCGTCCTCGCCACCCGGTTGGGCATGGCAGCCATCGACTCGGTGGTGGAAGGCTACTGGGGCACCATGGTTGCCTTGAAGGGCACGGACATCGAGCACGTGGGCTTCAAGGAAGCCCTGGGCCAGCTGAAGACCGTTCCGCAGAACCGGTACGACGAGGCCGCCGTCCTGTTCGGCTGA
- a CDS encoding PspC domain-containing protein, with amino-acid sequence MDKFFSIVRGLGLKRGPERWLGGVLGGIAAKLNVDVAFVRIAFLLFCLLPGPAVIFYLLAWVVLPDQRNVIPLQTFLDRRSIDRP; translated from the coding sequence ATGGACAAGTTTTTCAGCATCGTCAGGGGCCTTGGCCTGAAACGCGGACCGGAGCGCTGGCTCGGAGGGGTGCTGGGAGGTATCGCAGCGAAGCTGAACGTGGATGTGGCCTTTGTCCGCATCGCTTTCCTCCTCTTCTGCCTGCTGCCCGGCCCGGCCGTCATTTTCTACCTCCTGGCCTGGGTGGTCCTGCCGGACCAGCGGAACGTCATCCCGCTCCAGACGTTCCTTGACCGTCGGTCCATCGACCGCCCCTGA